From Mobula birostris isolate sMobBir1 chromosome 8, sMobBir1.hap1, whole genome shotgun sequence, the proteins below share one genomic window:
- the LOC140202033 gene encoding histone H2B 1/2-like, with protein MDVIKNILDPGTWEKSACSGESSQEGAKKAASKGSKKRKRTKRETDSVYIYKAMKQVHPNTGISSKAVCIMGSTVNNISDRIAGEAFRLAHYNKRSTITSREIQTAVRLLLPGELAKHAVSEGTKAVNKYTSSK; from the coding sequence AAAAGTGCCTGTTCTGGCGAAAGCTCCCAAGAAGGGGCCAAGAAAGCCGCGTCCAAGGGCAGCAAGAAGCGCAAGAGAACGAAGAGGGAGACTGATAGTGTCTATATCTACAAAGCGATGAAGCAGGTTCACCCCAACACAGGTATTTCCTCCAAGGCCGTGTGCATCATGGGCTCTACCGTGAACAACATTTCTGACCGCATCGCAGGCGAAGCTTTCCGCCTAGCCCATTACAACAAGCGGTCGACCATCACTTCTCGGGAGATCCAGACTGCCGTGCGCCTGTTGCTGCCCGGGGAGCTGGCCAAGCACGCCGTGTCGGAAGGGACAAAGGCGGTGAACAAGTACACCAGCTCCAAGTGA
- the LOC140201560 gene encoding histone H2A produces MSGRGKTGKAKSKPKSRSSRAGLQFPVGRVHRLLRKGNYAERVGAGAPVYLAAVLEYLTAEILELAGNAARDNKKTRIIPRHLQLAVRNDEELNKLLGGVTIAQGGVLPNIQAVLLPKKTGGSTNPKAK; encoded by the coding sequence ATGAGTGGACGAGGGAAAACCGGAAAGGCCAAGAGCAAGCCCAAGTCTCGCTCGTCCCGGGCCGGACTGCAGTTCCCGGTGGGCCGTGTTCACAGGCTCCTGAGAAAGGGTAACTATGCTGAGCGGGTGGGTGCCGGAGCCCCGGTCTAtctggctgctgtgctcgagtATCTGACGGCTGAAATCCTCGAGTTGGCCGGTAACGCGGCCCGGGACAACAAGAAGACCCGCATCATCCCCAGACACCTGCAGCTGGCCGTCCGCAACGACGAGGAGCTCAACAAGCTGCTGGGAGGGGTGACCATCGCTCAGGGCGGGGTACTGCCCAATATCCAGGCCGTGTTGTTGCCCAAGAAAACCGGCGGGTCCACCAACCCCAAGGCCAAGTAA
- the LOC140201556 gene encoding uncharacterized protein encodes MPFNCSDCGKGFSQSSHLKAHQRVHTGERPYTCSDCGKGFTQSSQLKVHQRVHTGERPFACPDCGKGFSQSSQLKVHQRVHTGERPFTCPECGKGFSQSSQLLAHQSVHTGERPFICSDCGKGFTLSSHLLTHQSVHTGERPFTCSECGKRFSRSSQLKVHQRVHTGERPFACSDCGKGFSQLPQLKVHRRVHTGERPFTCSDCGKGFTLSSHLLAHQSTHTGEKPFTCSDCGKGFSCSSQLKVHQRVHTGERPFTCSDCGKGFTQSFHLNAHQLVHTGERPFTCSECGKGFSRSSNLVKHYRVHTGKKV; translated from the coding sequence ATGCCATtcaactgctcagactgtgggaagggattctctcagTCTTCTCATctgaaggcacatcagcgagttcacactggggagaggccatacACCTGCtctgattgtgggaagggattcactcaatcatctcaactgaaggtacatcagcgagttcacactggggagaggccattcgcctgcccagactgtggaaagggattctcTCAATCATCTCAattgaaagtacatcagcgagttcacactggggagagaccattcacctgcccagagtgtgggaagggtttcTCTCAGTcctcccaactactggcacaccagtcagttcacactggagagaggcctttcatctgctcagactgtgggaagggatttactctgtcatctcacctactgacacaccagtcagttcacactggggagaggccgttcacctgctcagaatgtgggaaaagaTTTTCccgatcatctcaactgaaggtacatcagcgagttcacacaggagagaggccatttgcctgctcagactgtgggaagggattctctcagCTAcctcaactgaaggtgcatcggcgagttcatactggggagaggccgttcacctgttcagactgtgggaagggattcactctgtcatccCACTTACTAGCACACCAGTCaactcacactggggagaagccattcacctgctcagactgtggtaaGGGTTTCtcttgctcatctcaactgaaggtacatcaacgagttcacacaggggagaggccattcacctgctcagactgtgggaagggattcactcagtcctTTCACTTGAATGCACATCAGCtggttcatactggggagagaccgttcacctgctctgaatgtgggaagggattctctcggtCATCCAACCTTGTGAAACACTaccgagttcacactgggaaaaaGGTTTAA